In Halogranum gelatinilyticum, the DNA window GATGTCGGATGACGGGAGCTGAGTGAGCGGCCGACGAGTGTGCCACGTCGGTGGCGACGGGACTGCACGGCCGCTGCCACACCGTAACACCGGATTGGGGGTTCCGTACGTACCATAGGATATGAGCCACCGGGAGCGACTCACAGTCACTGCCATCGACTGTACCGGCTGCAAGGAGACGATCCTGCGCGCGCTACAGCGGGTCGACGGCGTCCAGCGAGCCACGGTGGACCATCTCAGCGGAACGGTCGAGGTCCTCGTCGACGGCGACGTCTCGGTCGGTGACCTCCGCGCGACGATGGAGCGGTTGGGCTACGACGCGAACCCGTAGCTCGGACAGGGAGAGAAAGGCAGAAGACGGTCGGTTTCAGTTGTTCGAGCGGCGGTTCTCGATCGCCTTGCGGGCCTCGCGGCCGGCCGGGATGAGTATCCAGAAGGTGAGCGCGCCGAGGAGCGCGAACCACAGCAGGACGTCGATCATCCCGATAGCGACCGCGTCGAACAGGTTCGCCGCCTCCGGCGGTGCTGCGATGAGCTGTCGCGTGCTCTCGAAGGATTCCGTCTGGTACCACGATGCCAGTACCATCCACGCGAGACCGGCGCCCGTGAAGATACCGAGCCCCTTGATGAACTCGTCAGCCATTATCTGAGTCTTCGTCGGAGTCCTCTTGAGACTTTCCCATTCCTTGGGCACGGAACCGCGTGCCGATGATGTAGACGCCCGCACCGAAGCCGATGACTGCGAGTCCGGCGAGCGCGAGCACCGCCGTCAACACGTCGGCGGCGACAGTCAGGCCGAGCGCGCCGAGCAGGCTCGTGATGGCCCGTCTGAGGAAGCTCACGGACAACGTTGCGGCGTCGAGTAGGACGAAGCCGACGACGACGGAGACGACGGCGATGAGCGTCGAGAAGACGGTCACCGTCTTGTACAGCCGCATCGGGACGACGATGTCGCGGCTGCCGCGGCCCGACGAGCGTCCGTCGCGGTCGGCGTCGCGGTCGCTTGAGGCGTCACTCTCGGTTGGACGCGCTGCAGTATCTGAATCAGACATGAGAGAGGAGAGATGTCGTTACTTCGGCGGACGGAGCCGGTAGTAGCGACGGTTGAGGTCGTACATGTAGCCCTCGCGCATCGTCTTCAGCACCGCGTAGGTGACGATACCGACGACGCCGGGCAACAGGAACGTCAGGTCGAACAGCAGGTCGGTGTTCATCGGCATCAGGTTCTTGATCGCGAGCAGGCTGAGCGTCAGTGCGAAGGTGACGCCGAACGCCCCGATGGCAGCCCAGAAGGGCTGTTCGACGGGACGCCGCGCGCTCCCCTTGTTGAGGAACGGCACGATGGCGATGGCACCGACGACGACACCGTTCGCGAGCACACCGTACGTCCGGTCGGCCATGATCTTCGAGCCGCCGAGGATGGCCAGCTCGGGGTTCAGCGGGTTCAGCTTCAGCAGGCCGAACGACCAGTAGAGATACCAGTCGGGCAGGATGATGGCCGGCGTACTACTGGGATTCGCCGGTGCGCCGATGTGCGGCGGCATCGTCGCCGAGAGGAAGAAGATCATCCCGACGAAGAACGCCGCAATAGAGAGGTTCCGGACCGTCTCGTGGGGCCAGGTCGGGAAGCCGAGCACGTCGCGCTCGACGTAGTCGGACTCCATCCGCAGGTCCTGGTCTTCACGACGGGAGCGCTCGAAGTACTCGTAGGTGAGCCGTGAGAGCCCCGTCTTGCGTTCTTTGCGTTCGCTCCAGGTCGGCGTCTCGTCGTCCGGTGCGACGATGCCGGTCCCGTCGGTGCGAACCTCGGTTTCCTCGTCGTTGGGTTCGTTCTCGCTCATGGTCTTAGTGGGGTTCCGCGATGCCCTGCACCCAGACGATACCGATGTGGATCGCGATGAGCGTCGTCACCACGAAGGGGAGCAGGAACACGTGTAAGATGTACATCCGTTGCAACGTTGCCTGGCTTAGGGTGAAGCCACCGAAGAGCAGCTGGGCGACCCACTCGCCAGCGAGCGGGATCGAGAGCGACATCTCGACGCCGATCTGGCCGGCCCAGAACGCCAGCTGGTCCCACGGCAGCAGGTAGCCGGTGTATCCGAACACCATCGTCAGGCTGATCAGGATGATGCCGAGGATCCAGTTCAGTTCACGCGGCTCCTTGTACGAGCCGGTGAAGTAGACCCGCAGCATGTGCAGGAACACGGCCGCGACCATCACCTGTGCCGCCCAGCGGTGGACGGAACGGAGCATGAACCCGAACTGGAGGTCCTGCATGATGAACGCGATGCTGTTGTAGGCGACGGTCGCCTCCTCGGGGTTCCCCTGTGCTGGGGAGTAGTAGAACCCGAGCAACGCGCCGCTCACGGCGGCCACAATATACGACAGGGTCGAGAACAACCCGAGCGTATACAGCGGATACCAGTACCAGAACTTGTTGTCGAGGTTGTACTGTTCGGTGTGGCTCTTCGGCATCTGGAGGTTGACCCGGTAGTAGAGGGTCTCCAGCAGCTCCAGATAGTCGACGATGCGGAGTCGCTTGTCGAGCCAGATGAGGGTGGTCAGGAACGTCGTCTCGACGGGCGACAGATCCTTCGTCTTCATCCAGCCCTTGTGATCGTAGTCGTCTTTCTTCTCTAAACTCATTGGTTACCTCTTGTAGTAGGGGTAGACGGCGCGCTTGACCGTGTCCCAGGCGTCCGCGCTACCGATCTGGTTGCCGTCGACGTCCTCCTCGCGGACGTAGAGGTCTTCCCACTTGCGACGACGCTTCTTGACGATCATCACGTCGGGGAGGAACTCCTTGCGGTACAGTGCGAGGATGAACGCGAGGTCGACGAAGACCACCGCGAGGATACCACCGAGGAACATGTTCCCGGTGTCGCTCAACGCCCATCCCGAGATGAGACCGTACGTGAACAGGAACACGAACAGGACCTCGATGACCGTCAGGAGGACGATGGCGATGGCCGCTGCGGTGCTCTCGCGTGCCGGTTCGTACCGGTGGATGTCACCGTAGGTACTGCCGGTGGAGCTCATTGGCTCCCTCCAGTGTTACCGGTGTTCGGCGACTCGCCGTACTTCAGGATGTAGAAGGTGTACACGATGGTGACGATGATGCCGAGGATCGTCCCGGCACCGACCCAGTGGGCCTGGATCGGGACACCGAGTTCGTGTAGTTCCTTCTCGCCGCCGCCACCCGCGCTGCCGGGGTTCTCCGTCACCGTGATCGAGCCGACCATGCCGGCCGACTCGTGCGGCTGACAGTAGTACTCGTACGTGCCGAGCGTGTCGAACGTGTGTGAGTACTCGTAGCCCGTGTCGAACACTTCCGACTCGGGACCCGTCCCTTCCCACGTCGCGCCCTCCGGAGTCGAGGAGGGGATGACGTTGTGGGTGTCCGACTCCCAGACGAAGTTGACCGTCGTCCCGGGAGCGATCTCCAGCTCCGCCGGTTCGAACACGAGCGAGTTGCCCGGCCCAACCGCGACGGTCTGGGTACCGCCGCCACCGCCACCTTCGCCTTCCTGTGCGGAGGCGGACTGGGCTGTCGCGGCTGCGACCGCGGCAGAACCACCTGCCGCTCTCAGAAATTCCCGCCTATTCATACACGTTGCCCTCAGGATGGAGCGTGCTTAAACCCACCGACTGTGGCCCGACGGAGACCCTGTTCAGGACCCTTCTACGCCCTGTTCTCGGTCATCTCGCGTCGTCGCCGACCCCTCCTCGACCAGCTTCAAAAAGTCGGGTTTCTCCCCCTCCTCCAGACTGACCGCGCGGAGCCGGTTGCGGTACTCCTCGGCGCGGAATCGGTCCGACAGTCGCGCGTTGGCGACCGTCACGAACAGGAACAGTCCGATGAGGACGAACACACCCGCGATGATGGGGGCGACGATGGTCGTGATGAGCTGAATCGGCGGGACCCACGCGAGAAACAGACCGAGTCCAGCGATGATCTGTCCGACTGCGACGAGCTGGAGCATGTTGTTGCCGAGTTGGCCCGTCCCCTCCGGGACGTCGTCCGGGCTGGGCAACGAGACGTTCTCGGGCGGTTCTTCGACCTCGTAGTCCTCCATCGAACAGAGTGCCACGGTCGGCTTGACGTCGCGGAGGACGGTCCCACGGCCGTCGACGCTGCCGTCGGGATAGACCACGGCGAAGCCCTCGTCGGAGTAGGCGACGAGCCGCGGTTCGCCGTCGTCTTCCAGCCGCTCGACGACTGCGAAGACGTCACGTCGGGCGATCTGGTTCTTGAGGTCCTTCTCGACCCGCTCTAAGAGTTCTACCCCGGTGACCCACGAGTCGGCGTCGAAGACAGCCTCCCACTCGTCGAGGCTCATCTCCGCCATGTCGGCCGGGCCGAAGTTGTCGAAGTCGTACTTCTCTTCGACCTGCTGGCGGAGGGCCTCCAAGTCGGCGTCGCTGGTCTCCGCGGTGGCCGACTGCTCCGGCCGGTCGGAGTGCTCCGAAGCGTCCTCGCTCGCACCGTCTGTCGGCCGGGCTGGCCCATCCGGGCCGTCTTCGTCCGTACCGGTCGACGAGGATGACGGGTCTGCCATTGGCTTCGACTAGTCGCGCGAGGAGTAAACGCTTTGCGACCTCGCGGTGTCGGCCGGAGTCGGGTCATTTACCCCGTCGCTCTCCCTAGTGCGACCGATGGTAAGCGACACGACGTTCGCGACGACGGCGGCGGTGCTCGTGACCGCGAGCTTCCCCTTCTATCTCTACGGGGCGTGGATCATGATCGACGCCGAGACCGTCACCTGGGACGTCCTCACCTACCACCTGAAGTTCATCGTCGTCGGCCTGACGCTCAACACCGTCCCCGTCGTGACGTGGATGGCTCCGCGGCTGCTCGAACAGTTCGGCGGTCTCTTTGCACTTCACGCCGTCCTCGGGCTGCAAGCCTACGCCATGCTCATCTTCGCACTCACGGGTATCGTCCGCATCTTCCAGGCCAAACACAACGCCAACCTCTATCGCGACCCCGACCAGGACGTCGACCTCGACGACCTCCACGAGAACATGGGTGCCTGGCGCGGCCGACTCCGTATCGGCGTTTTCGGCTACGTGCTGTTCTGGATCGGTGCGTACGTCCTCGGCGTCTACCAGTATCTCACCGGCTACGTGGTCTGAGGCAACGCTCACCGGTCGCAACCTGACACCGAAAAAGAAGGCGTGCGATAGCGTGGGAGTGGAACGACAGTGACGCGAACGTCACGCGGCAGTCCGACCGAGACTACTGGTACGGCTCCTCGTCGCGGTGGCGGTCGGGGTTCTCCTGTTCGGCGGCCTCGTGTTCGCGTTCCTCGGAACGCTCTTCGATTTCGGTCTCTTTGCGCTCGGCCTCGGCGTCTTCGAGCGCGTCCTCGCGCTCTTCTTCGACTCGTTCGCCCTCGACGTCGTCACCCTGCACGTCGAGGTCGGTATCCTCCTCGATGTCGATGCCGTGTTCGTCGTCGGGCATACTCGTCGGTTGAACTGACAGCCAAAAAGAAGTGGTGGCCGACCGGGTCAGTCCCACGCCTCGTCGCTGGCGAGGTCGACCTCGTTGTCGACCTTCGACGACGGACAGCGGTCTTCGAGCACGCAGTCCGAGCAGTCGGGGTTGATGGCCGTACAGGTCGCGCGGCCGTGGCTGATGAACAGATGGGTGAACTCCTGCCAGTCGTCTTCGGGAACGACCGTCATCAGGTCCTGTTCGATCTTCTCGGGATACTCCTCCTCGGTGATGCCGAGTCGCCGCGAGATGCGCTGGACGTGCGTGTCGACGACGATGCCCTCGACGACGTCGTGGGCGTGTTGGAGGACGACGTTCGCCGTCTTCCGGCCGACGCCGGTGAGGTCCGTCAACGCCTCCATCGTGTCCGGCACCTCGCCGTCGTGCTCGTCGATGATGGTCTGGCACGCCGACTGGATCCACTTCGACTTGTTGTTGTAGTAGGTGATCGAGGATATGTCCTCGGCAAGTTCCTCCCGTGGCACGTTCACGAAGTCCTCCGCGGAGTGGTACTTCTCAAAGAGATCGGCGGTGACTTTGTTCACACGCTCGTCGGTGCACTGTGCCGAGAGCATGACCGCGACGAGCAGTTCGAGGCGGCTCGAGAAGTTCAGCGAGATGGTCGTGTCCGGGTAGGCGTCGTAGAGGCGGTCGAGCACCTCGACGACCTGTTCCTCACGGCTGTCGAGCGGCGTTCCCATAGGGAGGAGATAGGACGACGGTGTGTTGAGTGGTTCGGAGTCGGCAGCGAGAAGTATCACGTAGCTGTTCAGTAGTCGCCTACAAGAAATCCGTCTTTTAATTCGATAAAGATTTATGCAGAACAAATGCTTGCTGTCCAGTGACAGGCAGTGACAGGCTGCCACGGACACACACAGCGACCGCTATGAACGACGACACACCTACAGCGACAGACAGAAGCCGGCTCACACGACGAACGTACCTCCAAGGGCTGGTTGCCAGCGGCGTCCTCGCAGCCGGTGGCAGTCTCACGGCCAGCGCGGCCGAGAGTGCAGACATCGAACAGCTCGGTGCGGGCAGCATCGCGCACGTCAAACCCGAGTCGGCGGGCGCGCCGCCGCGGACGGTCTACGCGACCGAAGACCTCGACGCACCGTATCCCTCCAACGATTGGTGGACGACGCTCCTCTGGCGGGAGCTATCGGAGAACCTCTGGGTCCACCCGCTGGCGGCCCGCGTGACCGAGTCCGGTCTCGCCGTGACCTACCCTGACGAGTGGGAGGTCCGCGACGCGCCGTTCTCGTCGGGACCGCGGCAGGACGACTTCGCGACGATGGGTCCCAACGGCCCCATCGACGCCGACCTCACCCTGGGCCATCCGGCCGTCGGCGACGGCACCGAAGCACGGGTCGCCGACTACGGCGACTGGTCCGCGACCTACCGCCGCACCGACGGCGACGCCAGCATCGACGTGACCCTGACGCAGGGGTCGCCGTTCGTCTACTGCGAGACGGAGAACGGCGGCGTGGAGGTCGCCTTCGGCGATGACGTCGACAACGACGTCTCGGTCTGGCACGAGCGCGAGCACGTCCTCGGCGTGACGGTGAACGGCCACCACTACGGCCTGTTTGCGCCGCCGGGGGCCTCGTGGGATGGCGTCGACGACGGCGTCGCAACCTCCGACCTGAAGGGCGAAGGCTACGCCTCCGTGGCTCTCTTGCCGGAGGCGTCGCCGAAGATCCTCAACGCCTACCGTCGCCGCGCCTACGCCTTCGTGACGGATACGACCGTCTCGTGGGAGTACGACGCTGACCGCTCGGCCGTCGTCACCGAGTACAGCTACGAACTGGACGCGAAACACGGCGGATCGAAGGAGACGCTCACGGCACTCTACCCGCACCAAGCGCGTTGGGTGCAGGAGGACCTCACCGACTGGTCCTATGTCTCCCCGCGCGGGGAGATGCCCGTCCGGGCCGGGTCGTCGTTCACGACAGAGCATCCCTACCGGGGGCTGCTCCCCTTCCTGCCGGACGTCGCCGACGTGCCGAACCTCGCAGACCACGTCGACAGCGTCGAGGAGTCGTCGCCGCTCATCCGCGACTGGCAGGGCGAGGGAACCTACTGGACCGGCAAGAACTTCGAACGGCTGCTTCAGCTCGCTCCCATCGCCGAGCAGGTCGGCGACGATGCAGCTGCCGACACGTTCCACGAGGCGATGCGCGACGAACTGGAGACGTGGTTCTCTGCCGGCAGTGACGGCGAGGTCGACCAGACGGACCTCTTCTGGTACGACGACGTCTGGGGGACGTTAAACGGAACGCCGATGGGCTTCGGTGCCGACGCCGACCTCAACGACCACCACTTCCACTACGGCTACTGGGTGAAGGCCGCCGCGGAACTCGCTCGCGTCGACCCCGAATGGGCCGCAGAGGACCAGTACGGCGGCGTCGTGAACCAACTCGTCCGCGACTACGCCAACCCCGACCGCGACGACGACCGCTACCCGTTCCTCCGGAACTTCAGCCCCTACGCGGGCCACTCGTGGGCGTCGGGCAGCGGTGAACTTCCCGCTGGCTGCAACCAGGAGTCCTCCTCGGAGGCCATCAACGCCTACGCCGCGCTCGTCCTCTGGGGCGAAGCGACCGGCAACGAGGAACTCCGCGACGTCGGGATCTACCTCTACACGCACGAGATACACGCGGCACTGGAGTACTGGTTCGACGTCGCCGACGAGAACATTCCTGACCAATGGGGCTACGACTACGCCGCCATCGTCTGGGGGTCGGGCTACAAGTACGCGACGTGGTTCAACCAGGACGCCGAGGCGATTCACGCCATCAACTATCTCCCGGTCGGTGGCCACTCGCTCTATCTCGGCTGGAACCGCGAGGCCGCCGACGCGAACTGGCAGGAGTTCCTCGAAAACGACGGCGGTGACGGCCAGTTCGACCTCGGTTGGTACACCGACGTC includes these proteins:
- a CDS encoding heavy-metal-associated domain-containing protein, whose product is MSHRERLTVTAIDCTGCKETILRALQRVDGVQRATVDHLSGTVEVLVDGDVSVGDLRATMERLGYDANP
- a CDS encoding DUF7314 family protein, with translation MADEFIKGLGIFTGAGLAWMVLASWYQTESFESTRQLIAAPPEAANLFDAVAIGMIDVLLWFALLGALTFWILIPAGREARKAIENRRSNN
- a CDS encoding DUF7315 family membrane protein; translated protein: MSDSDTAARPTESDASSDRDADRDGRSSGRGSRDIVVPMRLYKTVTVFSTLIAVVSVVVGFVLLDAATLSVSFLRRAITSLLGALGLTVAADVLTAVLALAGLAVIGFGAGVYIIGTRFRAQGMGKSQEDSDEDSDNG
- a CDS encoding cytochrome b family protein → MSENEPNDEETEVRTDGTGIVAPDDETPTWSERKERKTGLSRLTYEYFERSRREDQDLRMESDYVERDVLGFPTWPHETVRNLSIAAFFVGMIFFLSATMPPHIGAPANPSSTPAIILPDWYLYWSFGLLKLNPLNPELAILGGSKIMADRTYGVLANGVVVGAIAIVPFLNKGSARRPVEQPFWAAIGAFGVTFALTLSLLAIKNLMPMNTDLLFDLTFLLPGVVGIVTYAVLKTMREGYMYDLNRRYYRLRPPK
- a CDS encoding cytochrome b; translated protein: MSLEKKDDYDHKGWMKTKDLSPVETTFLTTLIWLDKRLRIVDYLELLETLYYRVNLQMPKSHTEQYNLDNKFWYWYPLYTLGLFSTLSYIVAAVSGALLGFYYSPAQGNPEEATVAYNSIAFIMQDLQFGFMLRSVHRWAAQVMVAAVFLHMLRVYFTGSYKEPRELNWILGIILISLTMVFGYTGYLLPWDQLAFWAGQIGVEMSLSIPLAGEWVAQLLFGGFTLSQATLQRMYILHVFLLPFVVTTLIAIHIGIVWVQGIAEPH
- a CDS encoding DUF7318 family protein, whose product is MSSTGSTYGDIHRYEPARESTAAAIAIVLLTVIEVLFVFLFTYGLISGWALSDTGNMFLGGILAVVFVDLAFILALYRKEFLPDVMIVKKRRRKWEDLYVREEDVDGNQIGSADAWDTVKRAVYPYYKR
- a CDS encoding plastocyanin/azurin family copper-binding protein, with translation MNRREFLRAAGGSAAVAAATAQSASAQEGEGGGGGGTQTVAVGPGNSLVFEPAELEIAPGTTVNFVWESDTHNVIPSSTPEGATWEGTGPESEVFDTGYEYSHTFDTLGTYEYYCQPHESAGMVGSITVTENPGSAGGGGEKELHELGVPIQAHWVGAGTILGIIVTIVYTFYILKYGESPNTGNTGGSQ
- a CDS encoding DUF7319 domain-containing protein, which translates into the protein MADPSSSSTGTDEDGPDGPARPTDGASEDASEHSDRPEQSATAETSDADLEALRQQVEEKYDFDNFGPADMAEMSLDEWEAVFDADSWVTGVELLERVEKDLKNQIARRDVFAVVERLEDDGEPRLVAYSDEGFAVVYPDGSVDGRGTVLRDVKPTVALCSMEDYEVEEPPENVSLPSPDDVPEGTGQLGNNMLQLVAVGQIIAGLGLFLAWVPPIQLITTIVAPIIAGVFVLIGLFLFVTVANARLSDRFRAEEYRNRLRAVSLEEGEKPDFLKLVEEGSATTRDDREQGVEGS
- a CDS encoding DUF7321 family protein, yielding MVSDTTFATTAAVLVTASFPFYLYGAWIMIDAETVTWDVLTYHLKFIVVGLTLNTVPVVTWMAPRLLEQFGGLFALHAVLGLQAYAMLIFALTGIVRIFQAKHNANLYRDPDQDVDLDDLHENMGAWRGRLRIGVFGYVLFWIGAYVLGVYQYLTGYVV
- the nth gene encoding endonuclease III — protein: MGTPLDSREEQVVEVLDRLYDAYPDTTISLNFSSRLELLVAVMLSAQCTDERVNKVTADLFEKYHSAEDFVNVPREELAEDISSITYYNNKSKWIQSACQTIIDEHDGEVPDTMEALTDLTGVGRKTANVVLQHAHDVVEGIVVDTHVQRISRRLGITEEEYPEKIEQDLMTVVPEDDWQEFTHLFISHGRATCTAINPDCSDCVLEDRCPSSKVDNEVDLASDEAWD
- a CDS encoding glycosyl hydrolase encodes the protein MNDDTPTATDRSRLTRRTYLQGLVASGVLAAGGSLTASAAESADIEQLGAGSIAHVKPESAGAPPRTVYATEDLDAPYPSNDWWTTLLWRELSENLWVHPLAARVTESGLAVTYPDEWEVRDAPFSSGPRQDDFATMGPNGPIDADLTLGHPAVGDGTEARVADYGDWSATYRRTDGDASIDVTLTQGSPFVYCETENGGVEVAFGDDVDNDVSVWHEREHVLGVTVNGHHYGLFAPPGASWDGVDDGVATSDLKGEGYASVALLPEASPKILNAYRRRAYAFVTDTTVSWEYDADRSAVVTEYSYELDAKHGGSKETLTALYPHQARWVQEDLTDWSYVSPRGEMPVRAGSSFTTEHPYRGLLPFLPDVADVPNLADHVDSVEESSPLIRDWQGEGTYWTGKNFERLLQLAPIAEQVGDDAAADTFHEAMRDELETWFSAGSDGEVDQTDLFWYDDVWGTLNGTPMGFGADADLNDHHFHYGYWVKAAAELARVDPEWAAEDQYGGVVNQLVRDYANPDRDDDRYPFLRNFSPYAGHSWASGSGELPAGCNQESSSEAINAYAALVLWGEATGNEELRDVGIYLYTHEIHAALEYWFDVADENIPDQWGYDYAAIVWGSGYKYATWFNQDAEAIHAINYLPVGGHSLYLGWNREAADANWQEFLENDGGDGQFDLGWYTDVLWEFRALSDPDEALSWYENGYSTGDFGESRAHTAHWLYTLDVVGTPDATVSADTALYAVFRDGDTRTYVAHNAGNEPETVTFSDGTELTVPAGETATTARTVESPTLSGAFPSVDERASEQQASNGRGNGKK